One segment of Niabella beijingensis DNA contains the following:
- a CDS encoding glycoside hydrolase family 76 protein, with protein MKKIAIIYSLIIVMFASCQKYDDVYLGSDTARDSFYQVNWIAAADSSTNSFVGRYWNTTQHVFNNTYTGDIQWNDYWPEAHGLDVLVDAYLRTKDNRFKQAIYDFYEGVRKKNWYSDNWENEFYDDMGWHGLAHMRALEATGDQRYAQSSKDLWRWITEGWTDYDGGGIKWRKQSDELKEGKGIPANGPAAIIAARRYKLYPEEMNGGLNNLEWAKRIYNWMKYNRTILSSGRIFENIKNTNNDYSYDVGTYLGAALELYGITKDKTYFDDAVRITNYHITHNIDKSYGVMKDYGEQSGNGGGNDVNLFKGIFVRYFTILIQHPDLPEADRTRYLAFLKNNASYLWIKGTQKAPDIKMSYTWWKIPPDTEAWGDLRAAISGATTIEAMALLQSKGLIK; from the coding sequence ATGAAGAAGATCGCTATAATTTATAGCCTTATTATAGTAATGTTTGCATCCTGTCAGAAATATGATGATGTATACCTGGGAAGCGACACGGCCCGTGACAGCTTCTACCAGGTAAACTGGATTGCAGCCGCAGACAGCAGTACCAATTCATTTGTAGGCAGGTACTGGAATACCACCCAGCATGTATTCAATAATACGTATACCGGCGATATCCAATGGAACGACTACTGGCCGGAAGCGCACGGCCTGGATGTGCTCGTGGATGCGTATTTAAGAACGAAGGACAACCGGTTTAAACAGGCGATTTATGATTTTTATGAAGGGGTCCGGAAAAAGAACTGGTACAGCGACAACTGGGAGAATGAATTTTATGACGATATGGGATGGCATGGACTGGCGCACATGCGTGCACTGGAAGCTACCGGTGATCAGCGCTATGCTCAATCATCAAAGGACCTGTGGCGATGGATCACAGAAGGATGGACCGACTATGACGGTGGCGGCATCAAATGGCGTAAACAATCCGATGAGCTGAAAGAAGGGAAAGGTATCCCGGCAAACGGCCCGGCTGCGATCATTGCGGCAAGACGGTACAAACTGTATCCGGAGGAGATGAATGGCGGACTGAATAACCTGGAATGGGCAAAGCGGATCTACAACTGGATGAAATACAATCGCACCATATTATCTTCCGGCCGGATCTTCGAGAATATCAAGAATACCAACAATGATTACTCTTATGATGTGGGTACCTATCTGGGTGCGGCCCTGGAGCTGTATGGTATTACAAAGGATAAAACCTATTTTGATGATGCGGTCAGGATCACCAACTACCATATCACGCATAATATTGATAAGTCTTACGGCGTAATGAAAGATTACGGCGAACAGTCCGGCAATGGCGGCGGCAATGATGTGAACCTCTTCAAGGGTATCTTTGTACGGTATTTTACGATCCTGATCCAGCATCCGGACCTCCCGGAAGCAGACCGGACGCGCTATCTGGCATTTCTGAAAAACAATGCATCCTATCTCTGGATCAAAGGAACACAGAAAGCACCCGATATAAAGATGAGTTATACCTGGTGGAAGATTCCTCCTGATACGGAGGCCTGGGGTGATCTGCGGGCTGCAATAAGCGGTGCCACTACAATAGAAGCAATGGCTTTGCTGCAAAGCAAAGGGCTTATAAAATAA
- a CDS encoding SusE domain-containing protein translates to MKTIIAKIFIACSLFVFITGCKKSDMEYKDPKVSAVDELYAPLENQQVTLSTQSDARLLFQWAPSHAQDGQLVSYEVVFYKESDKENPVYRITSDNTGKELYANISHLDINRACAAAGIPTGETGTVYWSVTSWRGLSSAVCSQKKKLTVKRLEGFEVIPDNVYLTGAASETGDDIANAMKLQKTGEGKFEIYTQLKSQGGYKFVDRTSGTPEEYYINTSGKLADADNNETSGVSETAVYRITIDFTNKGTTSTKITTMGVFFCPENKVILNLDYQGLGVWSGTGVINFRQESWGKDERYKFQMETSAGTKQLGTVNATDSRPAADAPASYYYVRLLDQNSQWDDKWKFATQVDGANTTVTVTMKGGAPYTHTVKVN, encoded by the coding sequence ATGAAAACGATAATCGCCAAAATTTTTATTGCATGTTCCCTTTTTGTTTTTATTACGGGATGCAAGAAAAGTGATATGGAATATAAGGACCCGAAAGTGAGCGCGGTGGATGAATTGTATGCTCCGCTGGAAAATCAGCAGGTTACCTTAAGCACGCAATCAGATGCCCGTTTATTGTTCCAGTGGGCGCCCAGTCATGCACAGGACGGGCAGCTGGTTTCTTATGAAGTAGTCTTTTATAAAGAGTCGGACAAGGAAAACCCGGTTTACAGGATCACCTCCGATAATACCGGCAAAGAACTGTACGCCAATATCTCCCATCTTGATATCAACCGGGCCTGCGCTGCTGCGGGCATTCCTACGGGAGAAACAGGAACCGTTTACTGGTCGGTTACTTCCTGGCGCGGACTGAGCTCCGCTGTTTGCAGCCAGAAAAAAAAGCTTACAGTAAAACGGCTGGAGGGATTTGAAGTGATCCCGGATAATGTATACCTCACTGGAGCGGCTTCTGAAACGGGAGATGATATCGCCAATGCAATGAAGCTGCAAAAAACAGGTGAAGGTAAATTTGAAATATACACACAACTCAAATCCCAGGGCGGATATAAATTTGTGGACCGCACTTCGGGTACTCCTGAAGAATATTATATTAATACTTCCGGAAAACTGGCTGATGCCGATAACAATGAAACCTCCGGCGTTAGTGAAACCGCCGTTTACAGGATCACGATCGACTTTACCAATAAGGGTACCACATCAACAAAAATAACAACGATGGGCGTGTTCTTCTGTCCTGAAAATAAGGTCATCCTTAACCTGGATTACCAGGGACTGGGTGTTTGGTCCGGAACAGGCGTGATCAATTTCAGGCAGGAAAGCTGGGGTAAGGATGAACGGTATAAATTCCAGATGGAAACGTCCGCTGGTACAAAACAACTGGGAACGGTGAACGCCACGGACAGCCGCCCGGCCGCAGATGCGCCAGCTTCTTACTACTATGTCAGATTGCTGGATCAGAATTCACAATGGGATGATAAATGGAAATTTGCCACACAGGTGGATGGTGCCAACACCACGGTTACCGTAACGATGAAAGGTGGAGCACCCTATACCCATACGGTAAAAGTGAATTAA
- a CDS encoding formate/nitrite transporter family protein has product MDYKKPAEVIALMIQAGTDKGRLGTTDLFIRGALSGMLLGIGTTLAVTGSVQTGIPIVGALLFPICFVVVVLMGLELVTGSFALLPAAYFHKNLPMPVLLRNLAVVYGANLFGSLLYAFLFWASVTGFGQTHASPLIPAIIKIAEAKTTGYAQLGGAGIATAFTKGILCNWMVSMGVVLALTSSSTIGKILAAWIPVFMFFAQGFEHAVVNMFLIPEGILLGAPVTVNDWWLYNQIPVTLGNIVGALLFTAGALYLTYGRKKQATAAPENAHATAVPELQNQMV; this is encoded by the coding sequence ATGGATTATAAAAAACCCGCAGAAGTAATTGCCTTAATGATCCAGGCCGGTACTGATAAAGGCCGGCTGGGCACCACTGATCTTTTTATAAGAGGCGCTTTATCCGGCATGCTGCTGGGCATTGGCACCACTCTTGCCGTTACCGGCAGCGTTCAGACCGGTATTCCCATTGTGGGCGCACTGTTATTTCCCATCTGTTTTGTGGTGGTGGTACTGATGGGGCTGGAGCTGGTTACGGGGAGCTTTGCCCTGCTGCCGGCGGCTTATTTTCATAAGAACCTGCCAATGCCCGTGCTCCTGCGTAACCTGGCCGTTGTTTATGGCGCCAATTTATTCGGCTCGCTGCTGTATGCCTTCCTTTTCTGGGCTTCGGTTACAGGCTTCGGGCAAACCCATGCCTCACCCCTGATACCCGCTATCATCAAAATTGCGGAAGCAAAGACGACCGGCTATGCTCAGCTCGGAGGTGCGGGTATTGCCACGGCTTTTACCAAAGGTATTTTATGCAACTGGATGGTAAGCATGGGTGTGGTGCTGGCACTTACTTCCTCCTCCACGATCGGCAAGATACTGGCCGCCTGGATCCCGGTATTCATGTTCTTTGCCCAGGGCTTTGAGCACGCTGTTGTAAACATGTTCTTAATACCCGAAGGCATATTGCTGGGTGCCCCTGTAACGGTTAACGACTGGTGGCTGTACAACCAGATCCCTGTTACACTCGGAAATATTGTGGGCGCTTTATTATTTACCGCCGGAGCCCTGTACCTCACTTATGGCAGAAAAAAACAGGCAACGGCCGCGCCGGAAAATGCTCACGCTACGGCCGTTCCCGAACTGCAGAACCAGATGGTCTGA
- the nirD gene encoding nitrite reductase small subunit NirD yields MEKSNWIYACKAADMPHNGGVCVQYGTEQIALYYFTHRDEWYATQNLCPHKKQMALSRGMLGSQQGEPKVACPFHKKTFSLATGDCLNDETCSAIKTYPVKVQEGNIFINVASIFTPNPSAHSAYEPQ; encoded by the coding sequence ATGGAAAAAAGCAACTGGATCTATGCCTGTAAGGCAGCAGACATGCCGCACAATGGAGGTGTGTGCGTGCAGTACGGAACAGAGCAGATCGCTCTTTACTATTTCACCCACCGGGATGAATGGTATGCCACTCAAAATCTTTGTCCGCACAAAAAACAAATGGCACTAAGCCGGGGCATGCTCGGTTCACAGCAGGGCGAACCCAAGGTGGCCTGCCCCTTCCACAAAAAAACCTTCTCACTGGCCACCGGGGATTGTCTTAATGATGAAACCTGCAGCGCCATTAAAACCTACCCTGTTAAAGTACAGGAGGGCAATATCTTTATTAATGTCGCATCCATCTTCACTCCCAACCCTTCAGCACATTCAGCATATGAACCACAATAA
- a CDS encoding RagB/SusD family nutrient uptake outer membrane protein — protein MKKLIYSIAVITAVIQFYSCQKLDIAPISKFTEANYWTDIDKAKLMLNMGYNQMYSAGIMWRDEFLSDNMVHTYGTSDQNSIRRGEATASLNLFANEWKDAYGGIKTCLVFLANVDRVPGMPEATKNRMIDEIRFIRAYLYFRLVNYYGDVPFFTTEISLDDAYKIKRTPKNEILAFIHSELDDIMNRGNLPRAENLVAEEKGRITIGAACAFQARAYLYEGNYQKVKEYAGYLINDPSKYGAYQLFQYPAKKEESYFMLFTPENEYNNEVILDITYVPNLKYWTNMSQMAPISKNAEISADNPTQELVDCYLTMNGLPVKGTGKDPAYNENDPYVNRDPRLSATVVYDNYKWQNKNGSVDVIRTAAGTNTSDSYKGPVERQTKTGYYVHKYYDWTMTPNNQSGLNIIMFRFADVLLMYAEACNELGKITQQEWDTTIRPIRERAGFKVAAALDYPAAKSQGEIRDVIRNERRVELALEGLRWYDVKRWKIGQEVLNGTMHGFRFSGAGGDTDGGYVRVNQYKFNDNRDYLWSVPLTQMDLNQNLKPNNPGY, from the coding sequence ATGAAAAAATTAATATATAGCATAGCTGTTATAACGGCAGTAATACAGTTTTATTCCTGCCAGAAACTGGATATAGCACCCATCAGCAAATTTACAGAGGCCAATTACTGGACCGATATTGATAAGGCAAAACTGATGTTGAATATGGGCTATAACCAGATGTACAGTGCCGGTATCATGTGGCGGGATGAATTCCTGAGTGATAACATGGTACATACTTACGGAACAAGCGATCAGAATTCGATCCGCAGGGGAGAAGCTACGGCCTCGCTGAATCTGTTCGCGAATGAATGGAAGGACGCTTACGGCGGCATAAAGACCTGCCTGGTTTTTCTGGCAAATGTAGACCGGGTACCGGGCATGCCGGAGGCGACAAAAAACAGGATGATCGATGAGATCCGTTTTATAAGAGCCTATCTCTATTTCCGTCTTGTCAATTACTACGGCGATGTGCCTTTCTTTACAACGGAGATCTCACTGGATGATGCATACAAAATAAAACGCACTCCAAAAAATGAGATCCTCGCCTTTATTCATTCCGAGCTGGATGATATCATGAACAGGGGAAATCTTCCCAGGGCGGAAAACCTGGTTGCGGAAGAGAAGGGCCGCATTACAATTGGCGCCGCCTGCGCGTTCCAGGCAAGGGCCTATTTATATGAAGGCAATTATCAGAAAGTAAAGGAGTATGCCGGTTACCTTATCAACGATCCGTCAAAATACGGCGCCTACCAGTTGTTTCAGTATCCGGCCAAAAAAGAAGAAAGCTATTTTATGCTTTTTACTCCTGAGAATGAATACAACAATGAAGTGATCCTGGATATCACCTATGTGCCCAACCTGAAATACTGGACCAATATGAGCCAGATGGCCCCGATATCTAAAAACGCAGAAATATCGGCGGATAATCCCACCCAGGAACTGGTGGATTGCTACCTCACAATGAACGGCCTTCCGGTAAAAGGAACGGGTAAGGACCCCGCCTACAATGAAAACGATCCATATGTGAACCGGGATCCCCGCTTATCGGCTACGGTCGTATATGATAATTACAAATGGCAGAATAAAAATGGTTCCGTGGATGTGATCCGGACGGCGGCGGGCACCAATACCAGTGATTCCTACAAAGGCCCGGTAGAACGGCAGACCAAGACCGGATACTATGTGCATAAGTATTACGACTGGACGATGACCCCCAATAACCAGTCGGGGTTGAACATTATCATGTTCCGTTTTGCGGATGTATTACTGATGTATGCCGAAGCCTGTAATGAGCTGGGAAAAATAACACAGCAGGAATGGGATACCACCATCCGGCCGATCCGCGAAAGGGCGGGATTTAAAGTGGCTGCTGCACTGGATTACCCGGCTGCCAAATCACAGGGAGAGATCCGGGATGTGATCCGGAATGAGCGGCGCGTGGAGCTGGCACTGGAAGGGCTGCGCTGGTACGATGTCAAACGCTGGAAAATCGGGCAGGAAGTCCTTAACGGAACCATGCATGGCTTCAGATTTTCCGGGGCAGGTGGTGATACCGACGGAGGCTATGTGCGGGTGAATCAATATAAGTTTAACGACAACCGGGATTACCTGTGGTCGGTTCCGCTGACCCAGATGGATCTGAACCAGAACCTGAAGCCGAATAACCCGGGATATTAA
- a CDS encoding SusC/RagA family TonB-linked outer membrane protein, with protein MKLSFIFLFLTAFQSIAFTGNTQERISLHLKGTSLSAALKKIEAGYSYRFVYSDSLTLVNQKINLDVSDASIDDVMRQLLVNTRFTYKKMRKDLLAIVPAERKRALLTVKGRVVDSLGHPLQGASVLEKGTSNGTISGTDGVFNLKLSSNTAVLVVSAVGYEAREFLVTGEELGDIELTALDQRLEDVIVIGYGTTTRKRITGAVDQISSRNIANRPVGNLTQALQGAAPSLLIQQKNMDPNNNDININIRGINTLTNASPLVVIDGMISSIENMNKLNPNDVDNISILKDAGTAAIYGSRSASGVILITTKQGAKNSKPRIGLSASYGVQTPDILYEPVDGWQNATLLNVALANGGNNPAYTPAQIQDLKDHGDAEWMMDYIFKDAPLQSYDVNISGGAANSTYMVSGGYFSQGSNFIGPGYGVKRYNLRSKFTTEYKRLKVNVVMGYVRNDIKGDEANQGFKIADASRTPKYYYNAPKTADGRYINSSVGTNVAAQLERAGYNRHNNDWLNIGTTLELKITKDLKARGVFGYDMTSDWRFIRRLQYPVYNSPDSPDSVMNGTNRETENYTMKGIFINAQVLLDYNKKIGKHTIAAMGGVSQEVLNNRGVDAKTKFTDPDLGTPVSGQTTFEDTRTEVSNTLKRVIQSGFGRLNYSYDNRYSAEFTIRADGSSRFPRENRWGTFPSASVGWTLSEESFMSSYKDHVGDLKLRGSWGILGNQEIDDYQYFTTYTVYANTTGFNNQIASGTGFKIGSPDLTWEKVNTRNIGADLSFLKNSLSVSVDYFFNKTTGILLVPITPTVIGTELGDINIGSMENRGWELNIGYNLRTGPVNHVFSFNIGNTQNKAVALGNPEIRTVDNIGFIRRNGLPLGAYYGLKTDGLFQSYDEIAASAVPVGAAPQPGDVKYVDRNNDGIINDDDRFYLGDGFPHYNFGFTYNVNYKGFDLSLLIQGVGKRLQSLRGDIYTPFHNGAWYPVIFKHELDTWTVTNTDAKYPRLTTDNSASFANNWGHASDLYLLNARYIRVKNIQLGYTFPEKLVSRWGLGKIRAFVNAQNPFTFSKNSFIDPESTEFSNILGASGGNSGRNYPTLKFYGGGINIEF; from the coding sequence ATGAAATTGTCATTCATCTTTTTATTCCTTACAGCATTTCAGTCCATAGCTTTTACAGGTAATACGCAGGAACGGATCAGTTTGCATCTTAAAGGGACCTCCCTTTCCGCCGCTTTAAAAAAGATAGAGGCGGGTTACAGCTACCGTTTTGTGTACAGTGACAGCTTAACGCTTGTAAATCAGAAGATCAACCTGGATGTTTCCGATGCTTCCATCGACGATGTGATGCGCCAGTTGCTGGTCAATACCCGTTTTACGTATAAAAAAATGAGAAAGGACCTGCTGGCGATCGTGCCGGCAGAAAGAAAAAGAGCGCTGCTGACCGTAAAAGGAAGGGTAGTGGATTCGCTCGGGCATCCCCTGCAGGGTGCCAGTGTGCTGGAAAAAGGGACCAGTAACGGAACCATATCCGGGACCGATGGGGTATTTAATCTGAAGCTGAGCAGCAACACGGCTGTTCTGGTGGTCTCTGCTGTAGGATACGAAGCCCGGGAATTTCTGGTAACGGGCGAAGAGCTGGGTGACATTGAATTAACCGCGCTGGATCAGCGCCTGGAAGATGTGATCGTGATCGGCTACGGAACAACCACGCGAAAACGGATCACCGGGGCTGTGGATCAGATCTCTTCCAGGAATATTGCGAACCGGCCCGTAGGGAACCTTACACAGGCATTGCAGGGGGCAGCGCCCAGTCTGCTGATACAGCAGAAGAACATGGATCCCAATAATAATGACATAAATATCAATATCCGCGGGATCAATACCCTGACGAATGCTTCGCCCCTGGTGGTGATCGACGGGATGATCTCGAGCATTGAGAATATGAATAAACTGAATCCCAATGATGTGGACAATATTTCCATCCTGAAAGATGCCGGTACTGCCGCTATATACGGCTCCCGTTCGGCAAGCGGGGTGATCCTGATCACCACCAAGCAGGGTGCAAAAAATTCCAAGCCCCGGATCGGGCTCAGTGCTTCCTACGGGGTTCAGACACCGGATATCTTATACGAGCCGGTTGATGGCTGGCAGAATGCCACCCTGCTTAACGTGGCATTGGCCAACGGAGGTAATAACCCGGCATATACACCGGCACAGATACAGGACCTGAAGGATCATGGGGATGCGGAGTGGATGATGGACTATATTTTTAAGGACGCCCCCCTGCAATCCTATGATGTAAATATTTCCGGCGGAGCCGCCAACAGCACCTATATGGTATCCGGCGGTTATTTCAGTCAGGGCAGCAATTTTATCGGCCCGGGTTATGGAGTAAAACGGTACAACCTGCGCTCGAAATTCACTACCGAATATAAACGGCTCAAAGTAAATGTGGTAATGGGGTACGTACGGAATGATATCAAAGGCGATGAAGCCAATCAGGGTTTCAAAATAGCCGATGCCAGCCGTACGCCCAAGTACTATTACAATGCGCCCAAAACGGCGGATGGCAGGTATATCAACAGTTCTGTAGGTACCAACGTGGCAGCGCAGCTGGAGCGGGCGGGTTATAACCGGCATAACAACGACTGGCTCAACATCGGTACCACGCTGGAACTTAAAATAACAAAGGACCTGAAGGCAAGAGGCGTTTTCGGTTATGATATGACCTCCGACTGGCGGTTTATCCGCAGACTTCAGTACCCCGTCTATAACAGTCCGGACAGCCCGGATTCTGTAATGAACGGTACCAACCGGGAGACGGAAAATTATACGATGAAAGGTATTTTTATCAATGCACAGGTATTACTCGATTATAACAAAAAAATAGGCAAGCACACCATCGCAGCAATGGGGGGTGTGTCGCAGGAGGTGCTGAATAACCGGGGTGTTGATGCAAAAACCAAATTTACCGATCCGGATCTGGGTACGCCTGTATCGGGGCAAACGACCTTTGAGGATACCCGCACAGAAGTAAGCAATACACTGAAACGGGTGATTCAGTCCGGATTCGGCCGGTTAAACTATAGTTACGACAACCGGTATTCCGCAGAGTTCACCATCCGTGCAGACGGGTCCAGCCGTTTTCCCAGGGAGAACCGCTGGGGAACTTTTCCTTCGGCTTCCGTCGGGTGGACACTTTCCGAAGAATCATTCATGAGCAGTTACAAGGATCATGTAGGCGACCTGAAGCTGCGCGGCTCATGGGGTATTTTGGGGAACCAGGAAATAGACGACTACCAGTATTTTACCACCTACACCGTGTATGCCAATACTACCGGTTTCAACAACCAGATCGCTTCCGGCACCGGGTTCAAGATCGGAAGTCCCGATCTGACCTGGGAAAAAGTGAACACCAGGAATATCGGGGCCGATCTGTCCTTCCTGAAGAACAGCCTGTCTGTAAGCGTGGATTACTTTTTTAATAAAACAACCGGTATCCTGCTGGTACCTATAACCCCAACCGTGATTGGAACCGAACTGGGAGATATCAATATCGGCTCTATGGAAAACAGAGGCTGGGAGCTGAACATCGGCTATAACCTCCGGACAGGTCCGGTGAACCATGTCTTTTCCTTTAATATCGGGAATACGCAGAACAAGGCAGTTGCCCTGGGCAACCCGGAGATCCGCACCGTGGATAATATCGGATTCATCCGGCGCAATGGCCTGCCGCTTGGGGCTTATTACGGGCTTAAAACGGATGGCCTGTTCCAAAGCTATGATGAAATAGCGGCTTCAGCGGTTCCGGTTGGTGCTGCCCCGCAGCCGGGAGATGTAAAATATGTGGATCGCAATAATGACGGCATCATTAATGATGATGACCGCTTTTACCTGGGTGACGGGTTCCCGCATTATAATTTCGGTTTTACCTACAATGTCAATTATAAGGGCTTCGACCTGTCGCTGCTGATCCAGGGCGTGGGCAAGCGGCTGCAATCACTCCGGGGAGATATTTATACGCCCTTCCATAACGGGGCCTGGTACCCGGTGATCTTTAAGCATGAGCTGGATACCTGGACGGTGACCAACACGGATGCAAAATACCCGCGGCTGACCACGGACAACTCAGCCTCCTTTGCCAATAACTGGGGACATGCTTCCGACCTTTATCTGCTGAATGCCCGGTATATCCGTGTAAAGAACATCCAGCTGGGATATACGTTCCCTGAAAAACTGGTCAGCAGGTGGGGACTGGGTAAGATACGCGCATTTGTAAACGCACAGAATCCGTTCACCTTCTCAAAGAATTCTTTCATTGACCCGGAATCTACAGAGTTTAGTAATATTCTGGGTGCGTCCGGTGGAAACAGTGGCAGGAATTATCCTACGCTTAAGTTTTATGGCGGAGGTATCAACATAGAATTTTAA